The following proteins are co-located in the Acinetobacter shaoyimingii genome:
- the rsmB gene encoding 16S rRNA (cytosine(967)-C(5))-methyltransferase RsmB, which produces MSQIQSSSKNLNLRAQVVKTLLAVQNGQSLASVLNQHINIVSERDRGLYHELTLGCLRQWHGLKAITLPLLTKPLDNAAVESCLYLGLYQILCTRIPAHAAISETVTAAKQLGFEPLSGLVNAILRRVSRETEEFSEGLEQAHGLPSWLFKRLKKDWKEQLPEISYHLKQTAPLTLRVNINQVSRAEYLEILHEDGFEARLCELSDVGIVLEQNVHIPNLPGYEEGGFSVQDEHAQLCATLLPNLEGQVVVDACAAPGGKTAHILEKYSPKKLYAIDQDSKRLVRVAENLERLGLNEYADVEILAADATTWQAPSEVDCIVLDAPCSAIGVMRRHPDIRLLRQSNDIAKTVELQKAILENMWQQLKVGGTLLYITCSILKAENEQQMIDFFTTHSDAEEIKIEADWGIEQVHGRQLFPETDRGDGFYYCLIKKI; this is translated from the coding sequence ATGAGCCAAATTCAATCATCATCTAAAAATTTGAATTTGCGTGCACAAGTCGTAAAAACACTTCTAGCTGTACAAAATGGTCAATCATTGGCATCTGTTTTAAATCAGCATATCAATATTGTGTCTGAACGTGATCGTGGTTTGTATCATGAACTCACTTTGGGTTGTTTACGTCAATGGCATGGTCTTAAAGCCATCACATTGCCTTTACTGACTAAGCCTTTAGATAATGCAGCTGTAGAAAGCTGCTTATATTTAGGTTTATACCAAATTTTATGTACGCGTATTCCAGCGCATGCTGCTATTTCAGAAACAGTGACAGCAGCAAAACAACTGGGCTTTGAACCACTTAGTGGTCTAGTCAATGCGATTTTGCGTCGAGTTTCACGTGAAACAGAGGAATTTAGTGAAGGTCTTGAGCAAGCACATGGTTTACCAAGTTGGTTATTCAAGCGCTTAAAGAAAGACTGGAAAGAACAACTTCCTGAAATTTCATATCATTTAAAGCAAACTGCCCCACTGACTTTACGTGTAAATATCAATCAAGTCAGCCGTGCTGAATATCTTGAAATTTTACATGAGGATGGCTTTGAAGCACGCCTATGTGAACTTTCAGACGTAGGTATTGTGCTCGAACAAAACGTACATATTCCGAATCTACCTGGCTATGAAGAAGGTGGTTTTTCGGTACAAGATGAACATGCACAACTTTGCGCGACTTTATTGCCTAATTTAGAAGGTCAAGTTGTTGTTGATGCTTGTGCTGCACCTGGTGGTAAAACAGCGCATATCTTAGAAAAATATAGCCCTAAAAAGTTGTATGCGATTGATCAGGATTCGAAACGCCTGGTTCGTGTTGCAGAAAATTTAGAACGCTTAGGTTTAAATGAATACGCAGATGTTGAAATCTTGGCAGCCGATGCAACAACTTGGCAAGCCCCTTCTGAGGTGGACTGTATTGTGCTTGATGCACCTTGTTCTGCTATTGGTGTGATGCGTCGTCATCCAGATATTCGTTTATTACGTCAATCAAATGACATTGCCAAAACTGTAGAATTGCAAAAAGCCATTCTTGAAAATATGTGGCAACAACTTAAAGTCGGTGGCACATTGCTTTACATTACCTGTTCGATTTTAAAAGCTGAAAATGAGCAGCAAATGATTGATTTCTTCACTACACACTCAGATGCTGAAGAAATTAAAATTGAGGCAGATTGGGGTATTGAACAAGTCCATGGTCGTCAGTTATTCCCAGAAACAGATCGTGGTGATGGCTTCTATTACTGCTTAATCAAAAAAATCTAA
- the zupT gene encoding zinc transporter ZupT: MGNIFENHVVIAFAVTLLAGLATVIGGALVLFFKQPNARLLSFGLAFSAGAMVYVSLTEILNKSISSFAETFNEQHAFAYGTFSFLLGVIFVLLLDHFIPNPHERLEKNVASGLNHQQLLRTSLMTLFAITAHNLPEGLATFFATLSSPTLGAPLAVAIAIHNIPEGVAIALPVYMATQSKKFAILASLVSGLAEPFGAALGYFILQPYLSANLFGIVFGLIGGVMVYLALDELLPTAKRYAKGHETVYGLVSGMAILASSLVMFKFTV; the protein is encoded by the coding sequence ATGGGCAATATTTTTGAAAATCATGTTGTAATTGCATTTGCAGTAACCTTACTAGCAGGTTTAGCAACAGTGATTGGCGGTGCTTTAGTTTTATTCTTTAAACAACCCAATGCGAGACTCTTATCTTTCGGTTTGGCTTTTTCAGCAGGGGCAATGGTTTATGTTTCCCTAACAGAAATTTTAAATAAATCAATTTCTTCCTTTGCTGAAACGTTTAATGAACAGCATGCCTTTGCCTATGGCACATTTTCATTTCTATTGGGTGTGATCTTTGTTTTACTGTTAGATCATTTTATCCCCAATCCCCATGAGCGGTTAGAAAAGAATGTAGCGTCAGGTTTGAATCATCAGCAATTGCTACGTACCAGTTTAATGACTCTATTTGCCATTACTGCACACAATTTACCAGAAGGTTTGGCTACATTCTTTGCGACTTTATCGAGCCCAACGTTAGGTGCTCCTTTGGCTGTGGCTATTGCAATTCATAATATTCCTGAAGGTGTCGCAATTGCTTTACCTGTATATATGGCAACACAAAGTAAGAAGTTCGCGATATTGGCGAGTTTAGTGTCAGGTTTAGCAGAGCCCTTTGGTGCAGCTTTAGGGTATTTCATTCTGCAACCTTATTTGAGTGCAAATTTATTTGGTATTGTCTTTGGTCTCATCGGCGGAGTGATGGTGTATTTGGCACTCGATGAATTGTTACCGACAGCAAAACGTTATGCCAAAGGGCATGAAACGGTTTATGGCTTAGTTTCAGGTATGGCCATTCTTGCCAGTAGTTTGGTGATGTTTAAATTCACGGTTTAA
- a CDS encoding ESPR-type extended signal peptide-containing protein yields MNKVYKVIWNSTLETWVAVSELAKGKTKSSKVKAIVGTVSVSMMVTFSPSIGAAWINTSTGGGNNPSGTAYTTGSSSSSIAIGNGVYLASAPGEKSIAIGGNSLASGNGSIAIGDSARISTLSNVNPEGAIAIGRNTVVYGSGSIALGDGAQASGGYQDINSIAIGKNARSWGQSFALGTEASADSATYDVNDSSVAIGAKSKTTSLTTQAVAIGVNAEVTSRIAGLAIGSGANASQNYSTAIGASANASADNAIAIGKQSIASATNSISIGDSSASANYSVVLGSGSSATGNNSLSLGRTSESSADNTISIGTSAKATIKQAIAIGADSKAQQEFTTAIGNAASSTGKYAVAIGGNESDKAVKASADGAVAIGGNATAGAQATGINSVSIGAESLASGDNTVAIGLNTQAIANNSIVLGSNAKLTSTEAIRSVAIGNNASVTNMDSVAIGYNSQSVGNGAFAIGASSLATGNNAFSIGTSSQATFKKAVAVGGDAKAQQEFATAIGNAASSTGKYTVAIGGNETDKAVKASADGAIAIGGNATAGAIALGNDAIAIGGQSQSTGSGSIAIGIASYTKGNNETAVGSNAKASGNASLAMGYNSNALGAASSAIGNGAAALGNASLAFSGGAGGKELKNITLQKDNNNNDVPYYNNGLRQIVLDKVYDTGDTKIKGVAKNNGNGSAADFVFTLDSGGKITSVDFTVNGVSKSLTGEKALAIYNALSSGAAIALESNSTAIGYSALSTGNASNAIGAGATAAGDSSVALGRAYSEGLYSVAIGYGAQALGNQSISIGKGNIVKGDNSGAIGDPSTINGNNSYSVGNNNKIATGTTDVFILGNSVDIDKSYAVALGTQSDVTQVGGVALGYQSIADRAAGTAGYDVAKKANSTNTSSTWKATNAAVSVGNGTIVTRQITSVAAGTNDTDAVNVAQLKASGLKFSGDASSGVNNDFTRLLGETTKITGGVTSPSLLTDNNIGVVSNGVDTLTVKLAKNINLGAQGSILVGSTSIVNGAVTGLSNTTWTGTNVQADRAATEGQLQQVSQAQIETNNTAVKYATSEQNGNTVVDYQNIVLAAPEAIVSKDATTNKISTTGGTTISNLASAGDYTNVDNATKAVNAGDLNNAVLDVVDKGLTFTANSGTAHKATLGTSISIKGAEDNSAFSTRV; encoded by the coding sequence ATGAATAAAGTCTATAAAGTGATTTGGAATTCAACTCTAGAGACATGGGTGGCTGTTTCTGAGCTGGCAAAAGGAAAAACGAAATCTTCAAAAGTGAAAGCGATTGTTGGAACTGTCAGCGTTTCAATGATGGTAACTTTTAGCCCAAGTATTGGTGCTGCGTGGATTAACACAAGTACTGGTGGCGGTAATAATCCTAGTGGTACTGCATACACAACAGGCTCAAGTAGTTCATCTATAGCAATAGGGAATGGTGTTTATTTAGCCTCTGCTCCAGGTGAGAAATCAATTGCTATTGGTGGTAATTCACTTGCATCAGGTAATGGATCTATTGCTATAGGGGACTCAGCTAGAATAAGTACTTTATCTAATGTGAATCCTGAAGGCGCTATTGCTATTGGACGCAACACAGTTGTTTATGGTTCAGGGAGTATCGCACTTGGAGATGGTGCCCAAGCATCGGGTGGCTATCAGGATATAAACTCAATTGCGATAGGGAAAAATGCTAGAAGTTGGGGACAAAGCTTTGCTTTGGGAACGGAGGCATCAGCAGACTCGGCGACTTATGATGTCAATGATAGTAGTGTGGCGATAGGGGCTAAATCTAAAACAACATCCTTAACTACACAAGCTGTAGCTATAGGTGTTAATGCTGAAGTTACGAGTAGAATTGCTGGTTTAGCCATTGGTAGTGGTGCAAATGCTTCACAAAACTATAGTACCGCTATTGGAGCATCTGCAAATGCTTCGGCTGACAATGCTATTGCTATTGGTAAACAGTCTATAGCATCGGCTACGAACTCAATTTCCATAGGTGACAGCAGTGCTTCAGCAAATTATTCAGTAGTTCTTGGTTCTGGATCTAGTGCTACAGGGAATAACTCTTTATCTTTGGGGCGGACGAGTGAATCGAGTGCTGATAACACTATTTCAATAGGAACCTCTGCTAAAGCAACAATAAAACAAGCTATTGCAATTGGTGCTGATTCTAAAGCTCAACAAGAATTTACAACAGCAATAGGTAATGCTGCTTCATCCACTGGGAAATATGCAGTAGCGATCGGGGGGAATGAATCAGATAAGGCTGTAAAAGCAAGTGCAGACGGGGCTGTTGCAATTGGTGGAAATGCTACAGCAGGTGCTCAGGCTACGGGTATTAACTCAGTGTCTATTGGGGCGGAATCACTTGCTAGTGGTGACAATACAGTTGCGATAGGACTAAATACTCAAGCTATTGCTAATAATAGTATTGTATTAGGATCCAATGCAAAGTTAACCTCAACTGAAGCTATAAGATCTGTGGCGATAGGGAATAATGCTAGTGTAACTAATATGGACTCTGTTGCAATAGGTTATAACTCGCAAAGTGTGGGTAATGGTGCTTTTGCAATAGGAGCGAGTAGTTTAGCTACAGGGAACAATGCTTTTTCAATAGGAACTTCTTCTCAAGCAACATTCAAAAAAGCTGTCGCAGTCGGTGGTGATGCAAAGGCTCAGCAAGAGTTTGCTACAGCAATAGGTAACGCTGCTTCATCCACAGGGAAATATACAGTGGCAATTGGGGGGAATGAAACAGATAAGGCTGTAAAAGCAAGTGCAGATGGTGCTATTGCTATTGGTGGAAATGCTACAGCAGGGGCAATAGCATTAGGAAATGATGCTATAGCAATTGGGGGGCAATCACAATCTACAGGTAGTGGTTCAATTGCTATAGGCATCGCTTCTTATACCAAGGGTAATAATGAAACAGCCGTTGGATCGAACGCTAAAGCTTCAGGTAATGCATCATTAGCGATGGGTTACAATAGTAATGCCTTAGGTGCTGCGTCATCCGCTATAGGTAATGGCGCAGCAGCATTAGGTAATGCATCTTTAGCATTTAGTGGTGGTGCTGGAGGGAAGGAGCTTAAAAATATTACTCTTCAAAAAGATAATAATAATAATGATGTTCCTTATTACAATAATGGACTAAGACAAATTGTTTTAGATAAAGTTTACGACACTGGCGATACCAAGATAAAAGGCGTGGCAAAAAATAATGGAAATGGTTCGGCAGCAGATTTTGTTTTCACACTTGATTCTGGAGGAAAAATAACTAGCGTAGACTTTACTGTAAATGGAGTTTCAAAAAGTTTAACCGGAGAAAAAGCTTTAGCGATTTACAATGCTTTGTCTTCTGGTGCAGCAATAGCATTAGAATCAAATTCAACAGCCATAGGATATAGCGCTTTATCTACAGGTAATGCTTCAAATGCTATTGGTGCTGGTGCAACTGCTGCAGGAGACTCTTCAGTCGCTTTAGGTCGAGCATATAGTGAAGGTTTGTATTCTGTTGCAATAGGATATGGCGCTCAAGCGCTTGGTAATCAGTCTATCAGTATTGGTAAAGGTAACATTGTTAAGGGAGATAACTCAGGTGCGATAGGAGACCCAAGTACGATTAATGGAAATAACTCATATTCTGTTGGTAATAATAATAAAATAGCGACTGGTACTACAGATGTTTTTATTCTTGGAAACAGTGTTGATATCGATAAGTCTTATGCTGTGGCTTTGGGAACTCAATCTGATGTTACGCAAGTGGGTGGTGTTGCTTTAGGTTATCAATCTATAGCTGATAGAGCAGCTGGAACGGCTGGCTACGATGTAGCAAAAAAAGCGAATTCTACAAATACATCCTCTACATGGAAGGCGACAAATGCTGCAGTTTCCGTAGGTAATGGAACCATAGTCACCAGACAAATCACCAGTGTGGCAGCAGGAACAAATGATACTGATGCTGTTAATGTAGCTCAGTTAAAAGCATCGGGTCTCAAATTTTCAGGAGACGCTTCAAGTGGCGTAAATAACGATTTTACACGTTTGCTTGGAGAAACAACAAAAATTACAGGAGGTGTAACCTCTCCAAGCTTGCTAACAGATAATAATATTGGTGTTGTATCAAATGGTGTAGATACTTTAACCGTCAAACTAGCTAAAAATATTAATTTAGGTGCACAAGGCAGTATTCTGGTTGGTTCAACATCTATCGTAAATGGTGCGGTTACAGGTTTAAGCAATACCACTTGGACGGGAACCAATGTTCAAGCTGATCGAGCGGCAACGGAAGGTCAACTTCAACAAGTCTCTCAAGCACAGATTGAGACTAATAATACTGCTGTGAAATATGCAACCTCGGAACAAAATGGCAATACGGTTGTTGATTATCAAAATATTGTCCTTGCTGCACCTGAGGCTATTGTTTCCAAGGATGCAACGACCAATAAAATCTCCACCACAGGTGGTACAACCATCAGTAATTTGGCAAGTGCAGGTGACTACACCAATGTCGATAATGCGACCAAAGCGGTCAATGCGGGTGATCTAAATAATGCTGTATTAGATGTGGTAGATAAAGGTTTAACCTTTACTGCAAATAGTGGTACTGCGCATAAGGCAACCCTGGGAACCAGCATTTCAATTAAAGGCGCTGAAGACAATAGTGCATTTAGCACACGAGTCTGA
- the fmt gene encoding methionyl-tRNA formyltransferase has product MKIIFAGTPEFAANALAALLNTEHEIVAVYTQPDRKAGRGQKLTASAVKQLALEHNLPVYQPLHFKSSTEEGLAAQKELAALNADVMVVAAYGLILPQVILDTPKYGCLNIHGSLLPRWRGAAPIQRAIATGDQETGVTIMKMAAGLDTGDMMLKTLCPIEATDTSATLHDKLAQQGADALVQILETEETLKHYLENREVQDEAFTVYAHKLSKAEAQIDWKQTAIDIDRNIRAFNPWPVAFTPLDESNNLRVWNSLLSTQTSNTAQAGEVIALDKQGVHVLCGDGKAVCLTHLQWPGGKPLNAVQINQTQKLSVGYIFA; this is encoded by the coding sequence GTGAAAATCATCTTTGCTGGAACTCCTGAATTTGCAGCAAATGCTTTAGCAGCATTGTTAAACACCGAACATGAAATTGTCGCTGTCTATACTCAGCCAGACCGTAAAGCTGGGCGTGGTCAAAAGTTGACAGCATCAGCGGTTAAACAATTGGCTCTAGAACACAATTTACCTGTGTATCAACCTCTACATTTTAAATCTTCAACGGAAGAAGGCTTAGCTGCACAAAAAGAATTAGCAGCTTTAAATGCCGATGTCATGGTGGTTGCGGCTTATGGTCTCATTTTACCTCAAGTGATTTTAGATACTCCGAAATACGGCTGTCTCAACATTCATGGCTCTTTACTACCACGCTGGCGTGGTGCTGCACCCATTCAACGTGCAATTGCTACAGGTGATCAAGAAACTGGCGTGACCATCATGAAAATGGCAGCGGGTTTAGATACCGGCGATATGATGTTGAAAACCCTCTGCCCGATTGAAGCCACAGATACCTCTGCAACACTGCATGACAAATTGGCACAACAAGGTGCTGATGCATTGGTTCAAATATTAGAAACTGAAGAAACGCTGAAACATTATTTAGAAAATCGTGAAGTACAAGACGAAGCTTTCACGGTTTATGCCCATAAACTTTCTAAAGCTGAAGCACAGATCGATTGGAAGCAAACAGCAATCGACATTGACCGAAATATCCGTGCATTTAACCCGTGGCCAGTGGCATTTACGCCACTTGATGAAAGCAACAATCTACGTGTTTGGAATTCATTATTGTCTACTCAAACATCAAATACTGCTCAGGCAGGCGAAGTGATTGCACTCGATAAACAAGGTGTCCATGTCTTATGCGGAGATGGTAAAGCCGTGTGCTTAACCCATCTACAATGGCCAGGTGGTAAGCCTTTAAATGCTGTTCAAATTAATCAAACACAAAAACTATCTGTAGGATATATATTCGCATGA